In Tepidanaerobacter syntrophicus, the following are encoded in one genomic region:
- the flhB gene encoding flagellar biosynthesis protein FlhB gives MNLQLFSEERTEKATPRKRQKAREKGQVFSSRELNSALLLFTGFLLIKITGKNLITNSMDFFEYILTDVINLDIFNIQSIKAFFYEVIIFIAKGLAPIALGLCAVGIIANYMQVGFVISFEPLSPKLERINPLEGFKRIFSKRGLLELVKSIVKILGVAYIVYTVINKYRTYFSLMLDMQLTDTLSLTAGIAFEIGIKASAILLIIAAVDYFYQWREYETSLMMSKQELKEEYKEVEGNPQIKSRIRQVQRQMARSRMMQNVGKADVVITNPTHYAVALGYDASTNPAPVVLAKGADKVAEKIKQIAIKEDIPIVENKMLARTLYKTVEVGDMIPESLYNAVAEVLAFIYSLKERGFS, from the coding sequence ATGAATTTGCAATTATTTTCAGAAGAAAGAACAGAGAAAGCCACACCGAGAAAGCGTCAAAAGGCTCGGGAAAAAGGCCAGGTTTTTTCTAGTAGAGAATTGAATTCTGCTTTATTACTTTTTACCGGTTTTTTACTTATTAAAATCACAGGGAAAAACTTAATCACAAATTCCATGGATTTTTTTGAATATATTTTGACTGACGTTATTAATTTAGATATCTTTAACATCCAATCCATAAAAGCTTTTTTCTACGAGGTGATTATTTTTATAGCAAAAGGCCTTGCACCTATTGCTCTAGGCTTATGCGCAGTTGGGATTATAGCAAATTACATGCAAGTAGGTTTTGTGATAAGTTTCGAACCTTTATCTCCAAAACTTGAAAGAATAAATCCCTTAGAAGGTTTTAAACGAATATTTTCAAAGCGAGGTTTACTCGAGCTTGTAAAGTCAATTGTAAAAATTCTTGGTGTAGCGTATATAGTTTATACGGTAATAAACAAATATAGGACTTATTTTTCCCTTATGCTAGATATGCAGCTTACAGACACTTTGAGTTTGACGGCAGGAATTGCTTTTGAAATTGGAATCAAGGCATCAGCTATTCTTTTAATAATAGCCGCAGTTGATTATTTCTACCAGTGGCGTGAATATGAAACAAGTTTAATGATGTCAAAGCAGGAGTTAAAGGAAGAATATAAAGAAGTGGAAGGGAATCCTCAGATAAAATCACGAATTCGGCAGGTACAGCGTCAAATGGCTCGAAGCAGAATGATGCAAAATGTAGGTAAGGCTGATGTTGTTATTACAAATCCTACACACTATGCTGTAGCATTAGGTTATGATGCCTCTACAAATCCCGCACCTGTTGTTTTAGCTAAAGGTGCTGACAAGGTTGCTGAAAAAATTAAGCAGATAGCAATAAAAGAGGATATTCCTATTGTAGAAAATAAAATGCTTGCCCGAACTTTATATAAAACTGTTGAAGTTGGTGACATGATACCTGAGTCGCTATACAATGCAGTTGCAGAAGTTTTGGCATTTATATACAGTTTGAAGGAAAGGGGGTTTAGTTAA
- the fliR gene encoding flagellar biosynthetic protein FliR has product MSTENEIAIIKYLLILFRCSSFFMLTPVFGRREIPAQAKIGLAALISFIVYPFISAPNLAMNFWDIASCVLKEFATGISMGYAVFLVFSALYLAGGIIDFEMGFGMVNVLDPQSNTQIPLMGNYYYILALLMFLTFDGHHMLITAVIRSYELIPLGTATYSKGLLNIMITGFGDMFALGVKIALPIAAIVFLTDLSLGIIARTVPQMNVFILGLPLKIAIGMIGMIIIFPMFIVVLGSMYDEVYRKILMVVMEMQVRP; this is encoded by the coding sequence ATGAGTACAGAAAACGAAATTGCTATAATCAAATATCTTTTAATTTTATTTAGATGTTCTAGCTTTTTTATGCTTACTCCCGTTTTTGGTAGGCGAGAAATTCCGGCTCAAGCCAAAATAGGACTTGCGGCACTGATTTCTTTTATAGTATACCCTTTTATTTCTGCCCCTAATCTGGCCATGAATTTTTGGGATATCGCTTCATGTGTTTTAAAAGAATTTGCAACAGGAATCTCGATGGGATATGCTGTCTTTTTAGTATTTTCTGCACTGTATCTTGCTGGGGGAATTATAGATTTTGAGATGGGTTTTGGAATGGTAAATGTTTTAGATCCTCAAAGCAACACACAAATTCCGCTTATGGGGAATTATTACTATATTTTAGCTCTTTTAATGTTTTTAACTTTTGACGGACACCATATGCTGATTACAGCAGTTATTAGGAGCTATGAATTGATACCTTTAGGGACAGCTACATACAGCAAGGGATTACTCAATATTATGATTACAGGGTTTGGTGATATGTTTGCACTTGGTGTGAAGATAGCACTGCCGATTGCCGCAATTGTTTTTCTGACAGATCTTTCCCTTGGAATAATTGCGCGGACTGTTCCGCAGATGAACGTATTTATACTAGGTCTTCCTTTAAAGATAGCAATAGGAATGATAGGAATGATTATAATTTTCCCGATGTTTATTGTGGTTTTAGGCTCTATGTATGATGAAGTTTATAGAAAAATCTTGATGGTTGTAATGGAAATGCAGGTAAGGCCATGA
- the fliQ gene encoding flagellar biosynthesis protein FliQ, translated as MTQETVIYIAKEALSVALLVSAPALVLSMVVGVIISIFQATTQIQEQTLTFVPKIIAVMVSMVIFGPWMLNIITQFTYNLFSSIPNFIY; from the coding sequence ATGACTCAAGAAACGGTGATATATATTGCAAAAGAAGCCCTATCAGTAGCTTTACTGGTCTCAGCACCTGCGCTGGTGTTAAGTATGGTAGTAGGTGTTATTATCAGTATTTTTCAAGCCACAACTCAAATTCAAGAACAAACATTAACGTTTGTCCCGAAAATCATAGCGGTAATGGTCTCTATGGTTATATTCGGTCCATGGATGCTAAATATTATAACGCAATTTACATACAATCTTTTTTCGAGCATCCCAAATTTTATTTATTAA